The following are encoded in a window of Halorarum salinum genomic DNA:
- a CDS encoding hydantoinase/oxoprolinase family protein, whose amino-acid sequence MRILGIDIGGTFTDVYLVDNETEDQTIHKVSTTPEDPSEGALKGTREICEMTGTDPGEIDYVLHGTTIATNAVLEHEGVETGMLTTENYRDIVHIGRHQRPQNYSIQQDIPWQKNPLVKRRHRKTVPERVTANGEVETPLDEDAVEARARELEADGVESVAISFLFSYLNDDHERRAKEIVQDVHPDAYVTTSAEVYPQFREFERFTTTAMNASIGPTVVDYISRFKDELREYGITADLHVMQSNGGIATEDMIKETAVTLLLSGPAAGVLGGKWRGSANTPSSEDTNVITFDMGGTSADIGIVSGNEIVEANVRETEIGGYPVMVPMIDIETIGAGGGSIAYLDAADAFRVGPKSAGAMPGPIAYDRGGTEPTVTDAHVALGRIHPDFFLGGGMDLATERPREVIEETLADPLGMSPKDTALGVLQIVNNNMANAIRSKTIQKGRDPKRFTLVSFGGAGPMHAADIARELDIPRTIVPSSPGVLSAVGLTTTDLQYDEINTKFSMLGELNRDELQADYDELVGGVRDHLLNAGIDAEDIALEMTADCRYEGQGYELNIPVGQGERVDSVEHIRDAFHEYHEGEFGHNFPENPIELVNERVTAYGELPSSKLIEVAQVEGDAEDNVLFTEDVHFGVDGEARAHETPFLERSALGAGHELEGPAIIGEKDSTIIVPPDFDARVLRYGDIELTRTPTTR is encoded by the coding sequence ATGAGAATACTTGGCATAGACATCGGAGGGACCTTCACCGACGTGTATCTCGTCGACAACGAAACCGAGGACCAGACGATACACAAGGTCAGCACCACCCCCGAGGACCCTTCCGAGGGTGCACTCAAGGGGACCCGGGAGATCTGCGAGATGACCGGGACCGACCCGGGCGAGATCGACTACGTTCTCCACGGGACGACGATCGCCACGAACGCCGTCCTCGAGCACGAGGGCGTCGAGACCGGGATGCTCACCACGGAGAACTATCGGGACATCGTCCACATCGGGCGCCACCAACGCCCGCAGAACTACTCGATCCAACAGGACATCCCCTGGCAGAAGAATCCCCTCGTCAAGCGTCGACACCGGAAGACCGTTCCGGAGCGCGTGACCGCGAACGGTGAGGTGGAGACGCCACTCGACGAGGACGCGGTCGAAGCGCGAGCCCGCGAGCTCGAAGCGGACGGCGTCGAGTCCGTCGCCATCTCCTTCCTCTTCTCCTACCTCAACGACGACCACGAGCGTCGCGCCAAGGAGATCGTCCAGGACGTCCACCCCGACGCGTACGTGACCACGAGCGCGGAGGTGTACCCGCAGTTCCGCGAGTTTGAGCGATTCACCACCACCGCGATGAACGCCTCCATCGGGCCGACGGTCGTCGACTACATCAGTCGGTTCAAAGATGAACTCCGCGAGTATGGCATCACGGCCGACCTCCACGTGATGCAGTCCAACGGCGGCATCGCGACCGAGGACATGATCAAGGAGACCGCAGTGACGCTCTTGCTCTCGGGGCCGGCCGCTGGCGTCCTCGGCGGGAAGTGGCGTGGCAGCGCGAACACCCCGAGCTCGGAGGACACGAACGTCATAACGTTCGACATGGGCGGAACGAGCGCCGACATCGGGATCGTCTCCGGGAACGAGATCGTGGAGGCGAACGTCCGAGAGACCGAGATCGGCGGCTACCCCGTGATGGTGCCGATGATCGACATCGAGACGATCGGCGCGGGCGGTGGGAGCATCGCCTACCTCGACGCCGCGGACGCGTTCCGCGTCGGCCCGAAGTCCGCGGGCGCGATGCCGGGCCCGATCGCGTACGACCGCGGCGGAACCGAACCGACGGTCACGGACGCCCACGTCGCGCTCGGCCGCATCCACCCCGATTTCTTCCTCGGTGGCGGCATGGACCTCGCGACGGAGCGCCCCCGGGAGGTGATCGAGGAGACGCTCGCGGACCCGCTGGGCATGAGTCCGAAGGACACCGCGCTCGGCGTTCTCCAGATTGTCAACAACAACATGGCCAACGCCATCCGGTCGAAGACGATCCAGAAGGGCCGTGACCCTAAGCGGTTCACGCTCGTCTCCTTCGGTGGCGCCGGCCCAATGCACGCTGCGGACATCGCGCGGGAACTCGACATCCCCCGGACGATCGTCCCGAGCAGCCCCGGCGTGCTGTCGGCGGTCGGCCTCACGACGACCGACCTCCAGTACGACGAGATCAACACGAAGTTCTCGATGCTGGGCGAGTTGAACCGCGACGAACTCCAGGCGGACTACGACGAACTCGTCGGAGGTGTCCGCGATCACCTACTGAACGCGGGCATCGACGCGGAGGACATCGCGCTCGAGATGACGGCGGACTGCCGCTACGAAGGCCAGGGGTACGAACTCAACATCCCCGTCGGGCAGGGGGAGCGCGTCGACTCCGTCGAGCACATCCGAGACGCCTTCCACGAGTACCACGAGGGCGAGTTCGGCCACAACTTCCCCGAGAACCCGATCGAGCTCGTCAACGAGCGCGTGACGGCTTACGGCGAACTCCCGTCCTCGAAGCTGATCGAGGTCGCGCAGGTCGAGGGCGACGCCGAGGACAACGTCCTATTCACCGAAGACGTGCACTTCGGCGTGGACGGTGAAGCTCGCGCGCACGAGACGCCGTTCCTCGAGCGGTCGGCGCTCGGCGCCGGCCACGAACTCGAGGGGCCGGCGATCATCGGCGAGAAGGACTCGACGATCATCGTGCCGCCGGACTTCGACGCGCGCGTCCTCCGGTACGGCGACATCGAACTGACGCGAACCCCCACCACGAGGTAA
- a CDS encoding energy-coupling factor ABC transporter ATP-binding protein: protein MKAIEIEGLSFQYRNQEAGYALEDVSLNVEEGEFLGIVGETGAGKTTLLSAMSGVIPHHTNGEKEGVVHVKGKPVEEYASLYEMAVDVSLVLDSPENQLFNLHVFDEIIWGPENLGLDREEILDRGNRALELFGLEGFEDRITYNLSGGEKQKVAIASIYALNPDIVLLDEPTSQLDPIGTEMVFEAIDKLIEEGVTIVMVEHKIEEMAKYADRIAVLQDGSLRRVDETCSFFLEGDAHGIAPPQVTELGQRLREAGVDDVAVPLTLNESIDEYTRLLQRRGIK from the coding sequence ATGAAGGCGATCGAAATCGAGGGACTGTCGTTCCAGTACCGGAACCAGGAAGCCGGGTACGCACTCGAAGACGTCTCGCTGAACGTCGAAGAGGGCGAATTCCTGGGCATCGTCGGCGAGACGGGTGCCGGGAAGACGACGCTCCTCTCGGCGATGTCTGGCGTCATCCCACACCACACAAATGGCGAGAAGGAGGGCGTCGTCCACGTTAAGGGCAAGCCGGTCGAGGAGTACGCGTCGCTGTACGAGATGGCCGTGGACGTGTCGCTGGTCCTCGACAGCCCCGAGAACCAGCTGTTCAACCTCCACGTGTTCGACGAGATCATCTGGGGGCCGGAGAACCTCGGACTGGACCGCGAGGAGATCCTCGACCGCGGGAACCGCGCGCTCGAACTGTTCGGACTCGAAGGCTTCGAAGACCGCATCACGTACAACCTGTCCGGTGGAGAGAAGCAAAAGGTCGCGATCGCCTCCATCTACGCACTGAACCCCGATATCGTCCTGCTGGACGAACCGACTAGCCAACTCGACCCCATCGGGACCGAGATGGTGTTCGAAGCCATCGACAAGCTCATTGAGGAGGGCGTCACCATCGTCATGGTCGAACACAAGATCGAGGAGATGGCGAAGTACGCCGACCGCATCGCGGTCCTGCAGGACGGGTCGCTTCGTCGCGTGGACGAGACCTGTTCGTTCTTCCTCGAGGGAGACGCCCACGGCATCGCCCCACCGCAGGTGACCGAACTCGGCCAGCGACTACGCGAGGCGGGCGTCGACGACGTTGCGGTCCCACTCACGCTCAACGAATCGATCGACGAGTACACGCGGCTACTCCAGCGAAGAGGGATCAAATGA
- a CDS encoding aspartate/glutamate racemase family protein, with the protein MRIKAINPNTTLEMTENIGEVADMYTSDDTEIVAVSPEKGPVSIESYYDDYLAIPGLLEEIRKDEDEFDAFINACWGDPGIDACREVTDKPVVGIAEGSMYVANMLGAKFSVATVLPRAKDLIEETVRTTGLESKCASVRCTDLSVVETETARDAAADALLEASEAAIEEDGAEAICLGCAGMGQLDKVLEEELPVPVIDSTGAAAVLAEGLVRLGKTTSKVMTYKSPEPKEIKGYPDIYQFGESTAPAADD; encoded by the coding sequence ATGAGAATCAAGGCTATCAATCCGAACACGACGCTGGAGATGACGGAGAACATCGGCGAGGTGGCCGACATGTACACGAGCGACGACACGGAGATCGTCGCCGTCTCGCCAGAGAAGGGCCCGGTGAGCATCGAGTCGTACTACGACGACTACCTCGCCATCCCAGGGCTCCTCGAAGAGATCCGGAAGGACGAGGACGAGTTCGACGCGTTCATCAACGCGTGCTGGGGCGACCCGGGCATCGACGCTTGCCGCGAGGTAACCGACAAACCGGTCGTCGGAATCGCCGAGGGGTCGATGTACGTCGCGAACATGCTCGGCGCGAAGTTCTCGGTCGCCACCGTCCTGCCGCGGGCGAAGGACCTCATTGAGGAGACGGTTCGGACGACCGGACTCGAGTCCAAGTGCGCGTCGGTCCGGTGTACGGACCTCTCGGTCGTCGAGACCGAGACCGCCCGCGATGCGGCCGCAGACGCGCTCTTAGAGGCGAGCGAGGCCGCCATCGAAGAGGACGGCGCCGAAGCGATCTGCCTGGGCTGCGCCGGGATGGGCCAGCTCGACAAGGTCCTCGAAGAGGAACTTCCGGTGCCCGTCATCGATAGCACCGGGGCGGCGGCCGTGCTCGCCGAGGGACTGGTCCGCCTCGGGAAGACGACGAGCAAGGTCATGACCTACAAGTCGCCCGAACCGAAGGAGATCAAAGGCTACCCCGACATCTACCAGTTCGGCGAATCCACCGCCCCCGCCGCCGACGACTGA
- a CDS encoding cupin domain-containing protein has protein sequence MEKVSPDEAFASIDEQWSPHIAAELNGQAVKLATVEGEFVWHHHDDADELFMVLDGALTIELRDEPDVELEPGEFVVVPSGVEHRPVADEATRIMLFEPAGTTNTGNVTSDRTVEAERLE, from the coding sequence ATCGAGAAAGTCTCTCCCGACGAGGCGTTCGCGTCCATCGACGAACAGTGGTCGCCGCACATCGCGGCCGAACTCAACGGCCAGGCGGTGAAGCTGGCGACCGTCGAGGGCGAGTTCGTCTGGCACCACCACGACGACGCCGACGAACTGTTCATGGTCCTCGACGGCGCCCTCACGATCGAACTTCGGGACGAGCCCGACGTCGAACTCGAACCGGGGGAGTTCGTTGTCGTTCCCAGCGGCGTCGAGCATCGCCCCGTCGCCGACGAGGCGACTCGGATCATGCTATTCGAGCCCGCCGGCACCACGAACACAGGGAACGTGACCTCGGATCGGACGGTCGAAGCCGAACGGCTTGAGTAG
- a CDS encoding ATP-binding protein — translation MFCLLDGIALTEAGNRALAPTPGERTALPRPPHDLLANYRTEGLPLGRPLTQDGTADPTPISLPPQLQPLHVGWFGKTGSGKSTSLINAILRNHDATRGADILIDPKGDGMAIDYLRAHYAEYGSLEDVVYFDCAETLPAFGFFDIRDELAAGVPRTTAVEDATDHYIEILTQIMGRDRFEQAVRSPDVIRYMVKALFDPVNGQDAFSHRELHGAVRRMHERQSVPPVSDGDLERMLGGVVANRAQTFDEIMQGVANRLEKIPVDQRLARIFNHVPEADDPHFDLAEHLNQNEVIIIDTGELRSEAQRVLTLVVLSNLWTALRRRTRRGDDDPLVNVYVEEAANVAVSDLLKELLAQSRGFNCAMTLAMQFPAQLREEDPGAYDEVLNNISTFVTGNVPVDQRLATRLATDELSPQDVGNRLRALRRGQWLVTLPAAFGVDEPRPFTVESLPPPPGDQGGPRPLNHEEQTNFDADVDACRDRTREAFGLTLGQPSAASQHAGGETETETEESRLRVDSALPHTNRMPPTVEYEGETHALRCSECDNRYDPSNDGMKRAISCCGSLAEVDRDDVPICELNLKLSPDERAASEWSDRQLMFLQAVYNAQQLRYDPLEYDLVEDSMIRLQEYVGIGGDPLQELLDSEYLRHDTDHPHRLYTVTPDGRSVIGESYRQGVDYGHGAGDLEESSEHVLAIEVGRRYFEQAYVADSESPVCEVIPYYDLDEHRRLDIAALDDEGDVKVAVEAERVNHDIIRAVPDDYDKMADAEPDEALWIVMRNDDAHAVLEAVNNPPEGDPRVEKTYASTTPPQQFSLDAPGMTDIIPVDRLRRQLESVADS, via the coding sequence GTGTTCTGCCTGCTCGACGGGATCGCCCTCACCGAAGCCGGGAACCGGGCACTCGCCCCGACCCCTGGTGAACGGACCGCCCTCCCGCGCCCACCACACGACCTGCTCGCGAACTATCGAACCGAGGGGCTCCCGCTCGGTCGTCCGCTCACGCAGGACGGCACCGCTGACCCGACCCCCATCTCGCTGCCCCCACAGCTCCAACCGCTTCACGTGGGTTGGTTCGGCAAGACGGGCTCGGGCAAGTCGACGAGCCTCATCAACGCCATTCTCCGGAACCACGACGCCACGAGGGGCGCGGATATCCTCATCGACCCCAAAGGAGATGGAATGGCTATCGACTACCTCCGCGCCCACTACGCAGAGTACGGCAGCCTCGAGGACGTCGTCTACTTCGACTGCGCGGAGACGCTCCCCGCGTTCGGCTTCTTCGACATCCGCGACGAACTCGCCGCTGGCGTCCCCCGAACGACGGCCGTCGAAGACGCCACCGACCACTACATCGAGATCCTCACCCAGATCATGGGCCGCGACCGGTTCGAGCAGGCGGTCCGCTCGCCTGACGTCATCCGGTACATGGTGAAGGCGCTGTTCGACCCCGTCAATGGCCAGGACGCCTTCTCCCATCGCGAACTCCACGGCGCCGTTCGCCGGATGCACGAACGCCAGTCCGTGCCTCCAGTCAGCGACGGTGACCTCGAACGGATGCTTGGAGGTGTGGTCGCCAACCGCGCCCAGACGTTCGACGAGATCATGCAAGGGGTCGCCAATCGATTGGAGAAGATTCCTGTCGACCAGCGGCTCGCCCGCATCTTCAATCACGTCCCCGAGGCGGACGACCCGCACTTCGATCTCGCCGAGCACCTCAACCAGAATGAAGTAATCATCATCGACACGGGCGAACTCCGAAGCGAGGCGCAGCGCGTCCTCACCCTGGTGGTGCTCTCGAACCTGTGGACCGCGCTGCGCCGACGGACGCGAAGAGGAGATGACGACCCGTTGGTGAACGTCTACGTCGAAGAGGCCGCCAACGTCGCCGTCTCGGACCTGCTCAAGGAACTGCTGGCCCAGTCGCGTGGGTTCAACTGTGCGATGACGCTCGCCATGCAGTTTCCCGCACAGCTTCGCGAGGAGGACCCCGGTGCGTACGACGAGGTATTGAACAACATCTCGACGTTCGTGACGGGCAACGTGCCGGTCGACCAGCGCCTCGCCACGCGATTGGCCACGGACGAGCTATCGCCACAGGACGTCGGCAATCGGCTCCGGGCGCTTCGGCGCGGCCAGTGGCTGGTGACGCTCCCTGCCGCCTTCGGCGTGGACGAGCCCCGACCGTTCACCGTGGAGTCGCTTCCGCCACCGCCCGGTGATCAGGGTGGGCCGCGGCCACTCAATCACGAGGAGCAAACGAACTTCGATGCGGACGTCGACGCATGCCGCGACCGGACGCGGGAGGCGTTCGGGCTGACGCTCGGCCAGCCGAGTGCGGCCTCGCAGCACGCCGGCGGTGAGACCGAGACGGAAACCGAGGAGTCGCGACTCCGCGTCGACTCGGCGCTCCCACACACGAATCGCATGCCGCCAACGGTGGAATACGAGGGTGAGACGCACGCACTCCGCTGCAGTGAGTGTGACAACCGATACGATCCGTCGAATGACGGCATGAAACGTGCAATCTCGTGTTGTGGGTCGCTCGCCGAGGTCGACCGCGACGACGTCCCGATCTGTGAGTTGAATCTGAAGCTCTCGCCCGACGAGCGAGCCGCTTCGGAGTGGTCGGATCGCCAGCTCATGTTCCTCCAGGCGGTGTACAACGCCCAGCAGCTCCGATACGATCCCCTTGAGTACGACCTGGTCGAGGACTCGATGATCCGCCTCCAGGAGTACGTCGGGATTGGGGGCGACCCGCTACAGGAACTGCTCGACTCCGAGTATCTCCGCCACGATACGGACCACCCGCATCGGCTCTACACGGTCACACCCGATGGCCGGTCGGTCATCGGCGAGAGCTATCGCCAGGGCGTCGACTATGGTCACGGCGCGGGCGACCTCGAGGAGTCGAGCGAGCACGTCCTGGCGATTGAAGTTGGCCGTCGCTACTTCGAACAGGCGTACGTCGCCGATTCCGAGTCGCCTGTGTGCGAGGTGATTCCCTACTATGACCTAGACGAACACCGAAGGCTAGATATCGCCGCCCTCGATGACGAGGGCGATGTCAAGGTGGCCGTCGAGGCCGAGCGGGTGAACCACGACATCATTCGGGCAGTTCCGGATGATTATGACAAGATGGCCGACGCCGAGCCCGATGAAGCGCTTTGGATCGTCATGCGGAACGACGATGCCCACGCCGTCCTCGAGGCGGTCAATAATCCGCCCGAGGGCGACCCGCGAGTCGAGAAGACCTACGCGTCCACCACACCCCCGCAACAGTTCTCACTCGATGCACCGGGGATGACCGATATCATCCCGGTCGATCGGCTGCGCCGACAGCTAGAGTCGGTCGCGGATTCCTAG
- a CDS encoding hydantoinase B/oxoprolinase family protein has product MAKSQDTTQTVLEQTAPRLDVDDPEEQVDPITQRVISGSLINICDEMGHKLTRMSYSSIIRESEDFGCALLDEQGRQLCETDSTPLQMGPIPAYVEGVIELFEERDQSFEPGDVVLHNDPYYGASHAPDFAIVVPVFRDGELTAFSVTTAHHLDVGSDKPGTCIIDTIDAYSESIRLDALKIIEGGERNDTAWQLIADNIRVPDMVMGDIEAQISAARVGADRLDELFDEYGHDTVKIAGQAMMNYSEHRLRTEIEALPDGTYSAEGYIDGFLDSPDPDEKDIFLAVDLEIDGSDINVDLTRCDDQVDNRPINMPFKGTVIPAVLLVVRSTLLDTEEHEVVPQNNGITRPVHVHAPKGTIANPRFPAPTIARFCPGNRIADLTLKALAEVVPEQTCAGIGNLKVGTYSGVTEDDEYWVYMDISSGSYGGRPTKDGMDAVDTLYANTRNNPIEDIESHYPLRVARYELRENAEGAGENRGGIGPIRELEFASPGRVSIEGDGNKYPPWGFDGGEDGTPGQIVLDPNTEGEQHLSSKLENQSMDAEQRLRLVGPCGGGWGDPLDRTPEKVRTDVLDDFVTVERARETYGVALTDDLEVDEEATEELRSERR; this is encoded by the coding sequence ATGGCAAAATCACAGGACACGACGCAGACGGTGCTCGAGCAGACCGCACCGAGGCTCGACGTCGACGACCCGGAAGAACAGGTCGATCCGATCACTCAGCGCGTCATCTCGGGCAGTCTCATCAACATCTGCGACGAGATGGGTCACAAGCTCACGCGGATGAGCTACTCGAGCATCATCCGCGAGTCCGAGGACTTCGGCTGCGCGCTCCTGGACGAACAGGGTCGACAGCTCTGTGAGACGGACAGCACGCCCCTCCAGATGGGGCCAATTCCCGCGTACGTCGAGGGCGTCATCGAACTCTTCGAGGAGCGCGACCAGTCCTTCGAGCCGGGGGACGTCGTCCTCCACAACGATCCGTACTACGGCGCGAGCCACGCCCCCGACTTCGCGATCGTGGTCCCAGTGTTTCGCGACGGCGAGCTGACGGCGTTCTCGGTGACTACCGCGCACCACCTCGACGTTGGGTCGGACAAGCCGGGGACGTGCATCATCGACACGATCGACGCGTACAGCGAGTCCATCCGGCTGGACGCCCTGAAGATCATCGAGGGCGGCGAGCGCAACGACACGGCCTGGCAGCTGATCGCGGACAACATTCGCGTCCCGGACATGGTTATGGGCGATATCGAGGCGCAGATCTCGGCCGCGCGCGTCGGCGCCGACCGCCTCGATGAGCTGTTCGACGAGTACGGCCACGATACCGTGAAGATCGCTGGACAGGCGATGATGAACTACTCCGAGCACCGCCTGCGCACCGAAATCGAGGCGCTCCCGGACGGCACGTACTCCGCGGAGGGGTATATCGACGGATTCCTCGACTCGCCTGATCCCGACGAGAAGGATATCTTCCTGGCGGTCGACCTCGAAATTGACGGGTCGGACATCAACGTGGACCTCACGCGGTGCGACGACCAGGTCGACAACCGCCCAATAAACATGCCTTTCAAGGGGACGGTCATCCCTGCGGTCCTCCTCGTTGTCCGGTCGACGCTGCTGGACACGGAGGAACACGAGGTCGTCCCGCAGAACAACGGCATCACACGACCCGTCCACGTGCATGCGCCGAAGGGGACGATCGCGAACCCGCGGTTCCCGGCGCCGACGATCGCGCGGTTCTGTCCGGGGAACCGCATCGCCGACCTGACGCTGAAGGCGCTCGCCGAGGTCGTCCCCGAGCAGACGTGTGCGGGGATCGGGAACCTGAAGGTTGGGACGTACAGCGGCGTCACCGAGGACGACGAGTACTGGGTGTACATGGACATCTCCTCGGGTAGCTACGGCGGCCGACCGACGAAGGACGGCATGGACGCCGTCGACACGTTGTACGCGAACACGCGGAACAACCCCATCGAGGACATCGAGAGCCACTACCCGCTGCGTGTCGCCCGGTACGAGCTCCGGGAGAACGCGGAAGGTGCCGGCGAGAACCGCGGTGGCATCGGGCCAATTCGCGAACTCGAGTTCGCGTCGCCGGGTCGCGTCTCGATCGAGGGCGACGGGAACAAGTATCCGCCGTGGGGGTTCGACGGTGGCGAGGACGGCACGCCCGGGCAGATCGTGCTCGATCCCAACACCGAGGGCGAACAGCACCTCTCTTCGAAGCTCGAGAACCAGTCGATGGACGCGGAGCAACGCCTTCGACTCGTCGGTCCCTGTGGCGGCGGCTGGGGCGACCCGCTCGACCGCACCCCCGAGAAGGTCCGCACGGATGTCCTCGACGACTTCGTGACCGTCGAGCGCGCTCGCGAGACCTACGGCGTCGCCCTTACCGACGATCTCGAGGTCGACGAGGAAGCGACCGAGGAGCTCCGTAGCGAGCGTCGCTAA
- a CDS encoding LLM class flavin-dependent oxidoreductase, with translation MAVDRFGIAFVHQPPEPRQGTYVRLAEDRGFESAWALETRLMRDGVTPLTAWAARTNRICLGTAMINPFTRTPTLMAQTFATLDEISNERSILGIGAANQMLVEDFHGEQFERPLTRTKETIEAFRQFLTGDRVDYDGETVSINGASLDFQPPRPNIPVYMGVTGPRMLRLAGAIADGVVLNAFVSEGYIKNAISLIEDGANEAGRDPPDVGMVPVFSIDADGHSAKETVKPLLAEYVCNLPGLEDARRKVGDPLFEREDVRSEIMEPVRETTETESIEVAAEHVPDDFVTELAAAGTPTECVERLDTYFDLGLDFLVPSLMGEHYGYGIETIADHFDLDDAT, from the coding sequence ATGGCCGTCGATAGATTCGGCATCGCGTTCGTCCACCAACCGCCGGAACCGCGTCAGGGAACCTACGTCCGACTCGCGGAAGACCGCGGGTTCGAGTCCGCGTGGGCGCTCGAGACGCGCCTGATGCGAGACGGAGTCACGCCATTGACGGCGTGGGCGGCCCGCACGAACCGTATCTGCCTCGGCACCGCGATGATCAACCCCTTCACGCGGACGCCGACGCTCATGGCCCAGACGTTCGCGACCCTCGACGAGATCTCGAACGAACGGTCGATCCTGGGCATTGGCGCGGCAAACCAGATGCTCGTCGAGGACTTCCACGGCGAGCAGTTCGAACGACCGCTCACGCGCACGAAGGAGACGATCGAGGCATTCCGCCAGTTCCTGACGGGCGACCGGGTCGACTACGACGGGGAGACTGTCTCGATCAACGGTGCGTCGCTGGACTTCCAGCCGCCCCGCCCCAACATCCCAGTCTACATGGGCGTGACCGGGCCGCGGATGCTGCGGCTCGCCGGAGCCATCGCTGACGGTGTGGTCCTCAATGCGTTCGTCAGCGAGGGGTACATCAAGAACGCGATCTCGCTTATCGAGGACGGCGCGAACGAGGCCGGCCGCGACCCGCCGGACGTCGGGATGGTCCCGGTGTTCTCGATCGACGCCGACGGCCACTCGGCGAAGGAGACTGTGAAGCCACTGCTCGCAGAGTACGTCTGCAATCTCCCCGGATTGGAGGACGCCCGCCGGAAGGTCGGCGACCCGCTGTTCGAACGCGAGGACGTCCGCTCGGAGATCATGGAGCCAGTCCGGGAGACGACGGAGACCGAGAGCATCGAGGTGGCGGCCGAACACGTCCCCGACGACTTCGTCACCGAACTCGCCGCCGCCGGAACGCCGACGGAGTGCGTCGAGCGCCTCGATACTTACTTCGACCTCGGACTCGACTTCCTCGTCCCGAGCCTCATGGGGGAGCACTACGGCTACGGCATCGAGACTATCGCGGACCACTTCGACCTCGACGACGCGACCTGA
- a CDS encoding MFS transporter, translating into MVASLWLLSLGASAYLILPSSVLPVIRDDLGVGAAAASWIISAPYAAEALVSFPAGLVMARFEGRRTVAVAAAALVATSLWGWQAGVAEAYWSLVASRFTGGIAFAVLWIVSIDIVTRTVDDGTATAVGVYTTSGPAGLTFGIGAAPLLAHALSWPAVFGVLAGLVATSTLLFWFAVPRVQPRGVPDSRSVWTVIGLVARNENLLLVGVMAFVAYSLFLFFSGWMPTYLSETFDLSLKESGLFVALFPAVGILARSGGGVVSDYVLDERRRPVVRASFVVSLPIVVGVAAATDVLLAVALIAAGGFFIQLGIGVFYTLGPEFATDNANSLVVGFLTTTGLFGSFTAPVVAGVLIERTGAYTAAFGYAVVLSALGIAVAWRIQARPGGDR; encoded by the coding sequence ATGGTCGCGAGCCTCTGGCTCCTCTCGCTGGGCGCGTCGGCGTACCTCATCCTTCCCTCCAGCGTCCTCCCGGTCATCCGGGACGACCTCGGGGTGGGCGCGGCGGCCGCGAGTTGGATCATCAGCGCGCCGTACGCCGCGGAGGCGCTCGTGAGCTTCCCCGCCGGCCTCGTCATGGCTCGCTTCGAGGGGCGTCGCACCGTGGCAGTCGCCGCCGCCGCGCTGGTCGCCACGAGCCTCTGGGGGTGGCAGGCGGGCGTCGCGGAAGCGTACTGGTCGCTGGTCGCCTCCCGATTCACCGGCGGCATCGCATTCGCCGTCCTCTGGATCGTGAGCATCGACATCGTCACGCGGACCGTCGACGACGGCACCGCGACCGCCGTCGGCGTCTACACGACCAGCGGGCCCGCAGGCCTGACCTTCGGCATCGGCGCTGCCCCGCTTCTGGCGCACGCACTTTCCTGGCCCGCGGTGTTCGGCGTGCTCGCAGGTCTCGTCGCAACGTCGACGCTCCTCTTCTGGTTCGCGGTCCCTCGCGTCCAACCTAGGGGCGTCCCCGACTCGCGTTCAGTCTGGACCGTCATCGGCCTGGTCGCGCGCAATGAGAACCTCCTGCTCGTGGGCGTGATGGCGTTCGTCGCGTACTCGCTGTTCCTGTTCTTCAGCGGCTGGATGCCCACGTACCTCTCAGAAACGTTCGACCTCTCACTCAAGGAGAGCGGACTCTTCGTCGCGCTGTTCCCCGCGGTCGGCATCCTGGCGCGCTCCGGCGGCGGCGTCGTCTCGGATTACGTCCTCGACGAGCGTCGGCGTCCGGTCGTCCGCGCGTCCTTCGTCGTCTCGCTCCCCATCGTTGTGGGCGTGGCCGCGGCGACGGACGTCCTCCTCGCGGTGGCGCTCATCGCTGCCGGTGGGTTCTTCATCCAGCTCGGCATCGGCGTGTTCTACACGCTCGGCCCGGAGTTCGCGACGGACAACGCGAATAGCCTCGTCGTCGGGTTCCTCACGACGACGGGCCTCTTTGGATCGTTCACGGCCCCCGTCGTCGCGGGCGTCCTCATTGAGCGAACGGGTGCGTACACCGCCGCCTTCGGGTACGCCGTCGTCCTCTCGGCGCTCGGCATTGCGGTTGCGTGGCGCATCCAGGCGCGCCCCGGCGGGGACCGGTAG